The DNA window AATAAGTTCTCGCCAATCAAAAACGTGTATTCCTACATCGATGCAGCTCACTCAGGTTGGCTCGGCTGGGATAGTAACTTTGATCCGGCGATTACATTGATTGCCAACGTGATTAAAGGCACCGACGCAGAATGGGACAGTGTTGCAGGTTTTGTAACCAATACCGCGAACTACAGTCCATTGGTTGAAACTTACCTTCCAAATCCAGACAAGAATGTCGGCGGAGGCCCGATTCGCAGTGCCGATTTCTATGAGTGGAACCCGAACTTTGACGAAAAAGGCTATGCGATTGAGTTCCGTAAACGCATGATAGCCAAAGGCGCTCCCACCACCATCGGCATGTTGATCGATACTGGTCGTAACGGCTGGGGCGGTCCTGAACGACCCACTCAAGTCAGTTCTTCATCGGATAAAAACACCTATGTTGATGAATCAAGGATTGACCGTCGTTACCACCGTGGTAACTGGTGTAACCAACCAAGTGGTATTGGCTACAAACCATGGGCTGACCCTTATAACGGTGTCGATGCCTTCGTGTGGGTAAAACCACCAAGTGAATCTGATGGTATGTCTGAGCCCGACTTCCAACCGGACCCAGATGATCCAGCTAAACAGTATGATCCAATGTGCGATCCAGACAAAATG is part of the Vibrio zhugei genome and encodes:
- a CDS encoding glycoside hydrolase family 6 protein, producing MNPEWSSKAEAEPGGSAIADQNTGVWLDRIGAIEGTDTKMGLRAHLDKALEQGANLFTVVVYDLPNRDCKAVASNGELLISEGDMVRYKNEFINPIAEIFADPKYQSIRIAAVIEIDSLPNLVTNLDIPKCAEANGPGGYREGITYALNKFSPIKNVYSYIDAAHSGWLGWDSNFDPAITLIANVIKGTDAEWDSVAGFVTNTANYSPLVETYLPNPDKNVGGGPIRSADFYEWNPNFDEKGYAIEFRKRMIAKGAPTTIGMLIDTGRNGWGGPERPTQVSSSSDKNTYVDESRIDRRYHRGNWCNQPSGIGYKPWADPYNGVDAFVWVKPPSESDGMSEPDFQPDPDDPAKQYDPMCDPDKMSNAAAYPTGAMDEAPHAGRWYSEGFQYLLQNAYPPVSTPAGPPAE